In Desulfobacterales bacterium, the genomic stretch TGTACACGGGCACCCGTGTGCTGCCGCCAAAGAGCCGGTTCTCCCGCATGGCCGCTTTCCATGTGCGGATGCGCTCATCCTTTGTCCCTTCTGCTTCAATAATCCGCTTCACCGTGCCGCGAATTTTGCCCCATTGCCGCGCCGCGCCGCTTTGCCCGTGCCCTGGCACCTTGTCCAGATAGTCGGCAAACATTTCATAAAGGGCCTTGCATCCCTTGAGAAAGTCCTTTGGATTGTCCCGTTCAATCCGGTTTCCATCCACTTCGCGGGTATAGTGCCAGCGCAGGTAGGGCCGGTCCGGATACGTCGCTGCGGCGGCGTGCCCCAGGGGAAATAACTGGCTCAGCCCGAATGAAACGATTTCTTTCCAGAACGCATTGGCTTTATCCTGGATATAATCCAGAATCCCCTCGCTTGAAACCTCAACGTCGATGCTTCCGGTCTCTATGCCGTTATATGCGTGGTTTGCGCCGATAAACCCCTGATGGGCAAAAGTATCCGCGTAAACGTGGGCCGTGATGCCCAAAAGATGCAGCCCATAGGGGGTTTCCGCCGCAACTGACGTATTATGGCGGACCAGCTTTTTGGCAGTCGGGCTGTTCATTCGGCAGGCCAGGCGCCCGGTTGGGCTATCCCCTTCA encodes the following:
- a CDS encoding DUF6765 family protein; protein product: MQKDMHYFGVYAMARAAGMKTGAAEVAATASQYVDDAIWDKEVFSEDGRSILTELTAHKLLNLKNADREDQRKVWLPFHFLPGGEGDSPTGRLACRMNSPTAKKLVRHNTSVAAETPYGLHLLGITAHVYADTFAHQGFIGANHAYNGIETGSIDVEVSSEGILDYIQDKANAFWKEIVSFGLSQLFPLGHAAAATYPDRPYLRWHYTREVDGNRIERDNPKDFLKGCKALYEMFADYLDKVPGHGQSGAARQWGKIRGTVKRIIEAEGTKDERIRTWKAAMRENRLFGGSTRVPVYKGPKWSASIDDLEPGKIPKDMKKLPVYRFYQAARIHRAHVLSNLLPGSGIIAA